A window of the Fuscovulum sp. genome harbors these coding sequences:
- the surE gene encoding 5'/3'-nucleotidase SurE, whose product MRILITNDDGINAPGLQVLAGIAADIAGHGGEVWTVAPAFEQSGVGHCISYTHPMMIAKLEDRRYAAEGSPADCVLAGIYDVLQGAKPDLVLSGVNRGNNSAENVLYSGTIGGAMEAALQGIPAIALSQFFGPEMDGLADPFETARNHGTHVVRALLDRGIWTGDDYRVFYNVNFPPLPAARVKGVKVAAQGFRRDTSFSAEAQLSPTGRRYLWIKGGPQQTPTLPGTDAAVNLEGYISVTPMRADLTAHDLLSDLEARLA is encoded by the coding sequence ATGCGCATCCTGATCACGAATGACGACGGTATCAATGCCCCCGGGCTTCAGGTTCTGGCCGGGATCGCGGCGGATATCGCCGGGCATGGCGGCGAGGTCTGGACGGTTGCGCCGGCATTCGAGCAATCGGGCGTGGGGCATTGCATCAGCTATACCCACCCGATGATGATCGCCAAGCTGGAGGATCGCCGCTATGCCGCCGAGGGCAGCCCGGCGGATTGCGTGCTGGCGGGCATCTATGACGTGCTGCAGGGGGCAAAGCCCGATCTGGTGCTGTCGGGGGTGAACCGGGGCAACAACTCGGCCGAGAATGTGCTGTATTCGGGCACGATCGGCGGGGCGATGGAGGCGGCATTGCAGGGCATTCCGGCCATCGCGCTGTCGCAGTTCTTTGGCCCTGAGATGGATGGTCTGGCAGACCCGTTCGAGACGGCGCGCAACCATGGCACCCATGTGGTGCGGGCGCTGCTGGACCGGGGCATCTGGACCGGCGATGATTACCGGGTGTTTTATAACGTGAACTTCCCGCCCCTGCCCGCCGCGCGGGTAAAAGGGGTGAAGGTTGCGGCGCAGGGGTTCCGGCGCGACACGTCTTTTTCGGCCGAGGCCCAGCTGTCGCCCACGGGGCGGCGCTATCTGTGGATCAAGGGCGGCCCGCAACAGACCCCCACCCTGCCCGGCACGGATGCGGCGGTGAACCTTGAGGGCTATATCTCGGTCACGCCGATGCGGGCGGACCTGACGGCACATGACCTGCTGTCCGATCTTGAGGCGCGGCTGGCATGA